The region gttagtccaataaaaaggtattatcttatatcctttttgttttatttaacctAAAAAAGCCTAACATGACAGTGAGGTTTCTCTCTGCTGGGAAGGGAAGGGTTAAATATATCTGTTAGGTGCTAGGACTAACTGCACCGGCTACAACATCCAGAAGCAACAAGAGCAGTTTGAAAGAGGATTTATAAACGTAAGGAGATTGTGCATGGAGAAGCCTACACCTCTAAGAGACTTTATGATCCAAACACACACAGGAAagtatggggtggggtggggtggagtatTTTCCCATGACAGACTCAAATCCTTTGTCCCAGCTAAGCCAGTTAAGTAGTCCATTAACATACAATTCTAGAACATattctgaaattaaaaaaaaaaaaaaaacttgggctGTAGAATCCAACAGGGCTGGAAAAATCCCTGAAGCCAGAGTACCTGGTACCTAAAAGGTTTAAGAAGTCGAACAAACTACAAACCAATTTTCATAGACTCCTTTCGGACACCTGCTTTTTCTAAATGTATTTACAGTATTAGATAAGTAAGTGACATGCTGCAGCGCAGAACAGAAATGCATTAGCAGAGCTGCACAGAGGGAAAAAGAACTGAACAGAGTAGTGAATGCAGAAAAGAGGCTCAGCCAAAGCCTAAGGAGTACTGATGCAACCACAGCTAATGCACCAGCACCTAGCTGTTGCCTTCAAGTATTGGTCCTGTAGACTGAAATGGCCTTGCAACGGAGGTGGTGACAGTCAGCCCTATTAGATGCTGAGCATAATAGGAGAGAGATATGAAGGACAGAGGTAGGAAAAATGTTGCAAGGGTGTATTTAAAGAGATAAACCACCACCTGTACATAAGGCCCAAAAAAAGCAACATACACATAATACAAGATAGACAAAAAGAACATAacaaggttaggagtcaaaatagAAAAAGAAGTTTTGCCCCTAGGCCCTTTGACCACCCAGTTTTCTATTATTTTTCAATCCTCGATGTGGTCCCTTAACCAAGGTAGATCCAGGATAAAAATATGTATAATaagcataactactactacttaacatttctagagcgctactagggttacgcagcgctgtacaaaataaacaaagaaggacggtccctgctcaaatgagcttacaatctagagaacaaaatgtcaagttgggcagtctagatttcctgggtagaggtgtagaggttaggtgccgaaggcgacattgaagaggtgggctttaagcagagatttgaagatggggagggagggggcctgatgtatgggctcggggagtttgttccacgcgtggggtgaggcgaggcagaaagggcgaagactggagttggcggtggtggagaagggtaccgaaaggagggatttgtcttgagagcggaggttacgggtaggaacgtaaggggagatgagggttgagaggtaaggaggggctgcagatcgagtacatttgtaggttagtagcagaagcttgaattgaatgcggtacctgatcggaagcgaatgaagtgatttgaggagaggggtgatgtgagtgtatcggttcagatATGTATAATAAGCATAAATGATGAAAAATATATTGCAaacttattttgaagctggagttaaAGTCTGTACAGTTTTACAGATTCCACAGCCCTTAGCATAACCTCCAGTACACACAAATATTGCTTAATGTAGTCAAGCACAGGGTTCCTGAAAATGTAacaaacacagtaaaaaaaaaaaaaaaagaattcagcaAGTGTTCATGTCCTTTTAATTCTAGATATCAAAAGCAGCATATTAAATAAATCTGGGATTCAGTCTTTGCAGCCACTTTATTTCCTTCCACACTGAAAAAGATCTTGCAGTCAGGAATCACTGCAGGTCACTCTACAGCTTGAATTTTACTCAGTCCATCTGCATACTGGAACTCTGTGCTGTTTTCATAGTCATACATGTCCAATGCTACCTCACAACTCTCTCTCACTACCCGCTCTTTGTCCTGGGCATAGACTCGCAATGTCTCCAAACAAGACTCCTTGGCGATAGATCCCAGAGCCTCCGCACACTCATGACGCACCATAGGGTTCTCATCCATGTTCACCAACACCTCAGACAGCTGGGGTATGGAGGCCTCATGCTGCATCTGACCAAGGACAAAGCCAATCTCATGTCGGAAAAGAGCACTGCTGCACTTCAGAcctaaaacaagaaagaaaagcaaTGGACCAGACTAATGAGCAATGACAAATAATTTAACATTGAAAGCGTGCCTTCTGAGATCAGGATCGGACGGAAGACAAAGGTTGCAGCTCCTTGCACAGGGGCCTACAAATCTCACTCACAAGGGAGCAAGCACCAGGGGAATCATGCTGTTCGAGCATATgctgtgtgaaaaaaaaacatggcacTATGTATGTTTGCCTGTTTTCTCTTAGCCACAGCACATCACCGTGAAACACGGTATATAAGTCATAAACAAAGGTTCTCAGCGGCTAAATCTGCATGTCTCGGCCAAGCACCAAATAGGGATGCCAGTGGCTATGAATGGGCTACCAAAGGCCTTGACTACCGCTGATTAATAAAAAAGTGAGGGATATGTTCAAGGtagaaaataaatagaaaaaacaaatttgAGCTGAATTGTCACAGTATTGCTGAATGAGGCAATATCTTACCGTCAGCAAGTGCCAGCACAGCTCTCTCACCGCCAATATTCCTGAGGGCAAACATAGCCTGATACCTGTCAAACAGTGTCTGGGACTCGTCCAGTAAGGTTTGTCTCAACTTTTCTATATCCTTCTCCTCAGCAGGGGGAGCAGGATCTACCGAGAAGTAAGGGTTGCAGCCGGGATACTCTCTGTTTTTCTGTAGCCATTCGAGTCGTCTTACAGCCAACTGGCAAGTCTCTGCTACCTGAAGAAAAAAAGAGGCCAGTTAACACTGAGAATTTGTGCTAGGCTCCCCTAACTTTGCACCGACTCTTGGAATATCCACAAATAGAAACATTTAATGAAGGTGCCTGCCTACTGCTATACATTGATCGCTTTAAAAATATATCTCTATATATCATTATTAAGTTGTATATTACAATTCAAAAAAAATAAGAGTCTCAGAACCTTTACCTCAATAACTGGGTCTGTAGAGTACTGTTTTAGCAGATCCAAGACCTTCAGACTTCCAATGGCTCCCAAAGCTTCCCCTGAAAGAACAGAAATAagttttatttgaaaaaaataaataaatcatgtaaCACTAATACAATGAAGACAAATGACAACAATAAAGGATATACAACCATACAAGACAAATagccataaaaataaaaatcctccAGTCGTAAGAAACATaatgaggcaatttgacaaactgaagagtagcaaatctcctggactggatggcattcatcctagagtactgatagaattgaaaaatgaactggtaccacgctcgattttaaagataaattacatattactaacaatagttctttgttagtaatatgtaatttatctttaaaatcgagcgtggtactggaagattggagggtagcccatgtaacgctgatatttaaaaaaggttc is a window of Microcaecilia unicolor chromosome 11, aMicUni1.1, whole genome shotgun sequence DNA encoding:
- the DOHH gene encoding deoxyhypusine hydroxylase, whose product is MVTEKEVADVGRVLIDSGQPLKARFRALFTLRNVGGRTAVEWISRAFVDESALLKHELAYCLGQMRDEAAVPVLVRVLEDRDQEPMVRHEAGEALGAIGSLKVLDLLKQYSTDPVIEVAETCQLAVRRLEWLQKNREYPGCNPYFSVDPAPPAEEKDIEKLRQTLLDESQTLFDRYQAMFALRNIGGERAVLALADGLKCSSALFRHEIGFVLGQMQHEASIPQLSEVLVNMDENPMVRHECAEALGSIAKESCLETLRVYAQDKERVVRESCEVALDMYDYENSTEFQYADGLSKIQAVE